In the Planctomycetota bacterium genome, TGCGGTGGCGAAGTCGCGCTGGGCCGCGGTCTCGAAGCGGGCTCGCTCCTGATCGCTCGGGTCGAGCACAGGCCGATCACCGGTGTCGAAGATGCGTGCCCAGAGGTCTGTCCAGCCTTCAACGCGCGCCTCACGCGTGCCGAGGAGTCGGCGGTTGGAAAGGTCGATCGCCAGCCACGTCACGCTGCCGAACCCGTAGCCGCTGCGGGCCAACAGCGGGGCAGCGCCGTCGACCAGGGCGTCCTCAAAGTCGCCTTCGCCCGGGCGAAACCAGACCTCGACGATCGCGTCATCTTTCGGTGCGGCGACGACGTGTCGGACGCTGCCCTCGATGGACGCGAGCGCGTCGATCATCTCGCGCGATGGCGATGGCGGAATCCTGGCGAGCGTTACGGCCGACGGCAGGTCGACCGCTGCGACGGGCGTGACGGGCAGGATGTCCATGAACAGCTGGAGGGCTTCCCAGTCACTCCGGTGCGTCACGACGAGTCGCCCACCGGTCTGGATGTACTCCCGCAAGGCGGCCATGCGTTCGCCGCCGCCATCGAGCAGGTCCGCCGGATCGCCGTCCTGCCAGACGACGGCGAACACCGACTCGTAGCCGATGGCCGAGTCGGGCAGGTCGGTTGGCCTGACGGACGCCGGCACGGTGACGCCGGTGAGCCCCGCGACACCGTCGACGAGTTCGCTCGCACCGGGATAGAAGCCGCCAGCCTCACCGCCGACCATCAGAACCAGTCGGCCACCGCGTCGCCCGCCGAGCGAGTGGATGTTGTCAATCGGCCGAGCCTGGATGTCGAGCCGCGTGAGCTCTTCGCCTTCGGCATCCACCAGGGCGAACGCTAGATCTTCCTCAGCGACGAGACGCGACGTGCCGGGCGGCAACTTGAGGTAGCCCCAGAAGGACTGCTCGTTCCCCCCGGCCAAACTGATCGCGCGATCGAAGTGGACACGGTCGCCGTCCAGGTCGGTCGTGATGGCACGAAGCCGGTAGGTGCCTGCCCGGCCTTCGGGTGCGCGGACGGAGACCTGGTAGGGCAACCACGCGTACGGGTCATAAAACCCGCCCACGCCGAGCGATGTGACGCGTCCGCCGCCTTCCTGTGCCGAGGCAATCGGTGCGACCACGAGCGCCAGAAGGACGATGAGGAGCTCGAGATGCCGTCGCCGGTGCCGCACGTTGCATGCACGCTAATGAACGCGTGCAGTCGCGGCAATTCGACAGCCGATCACTTCGGCTTCTTCAGCGGCCCATTTACCGGGTGCTTGCGTGCCACCGCCTTGGCTAAGTCAACCCCGGCCACGTTGGCCATCGTGCAAAGCCATGCCAGGACGTCTGCAAACTCGTCTTCCTTGGCCTGATGGTCGTCGTCTCGTGCGAGGCTGCGGGCCAGCTCGCCGACCTCTTCGCTGAACCAGAGCCACGTCCCGGCGATCCCGCGTGCGGCATCGGCCTCGTAGTAGCGGTCGCGTATTGACTGCTGGAACTCCGTGATGGTGAGAGACGATTCGGACATCCGGCAACGCTAGTGGTCAGTTGCCCGATCGCGGCGGAGTCGACCGGCCTGACTGATTGGCAGGAAGGCGCTGGGTGGACAGATCGCCACAATCCGAATTTTCGCCTACACAAATCGGGTCGGGCTGTGGTAATCTGAGCCCAATGCGGGCACGAGTCCGCACTGCACCCGAGAAACTGCCTCCGGAGGAGACCATGAAGAAGACTGTTCTTGCGGCTGCGGCCGCCACCGTGTGCCTGGCCCAGAGCGCCCAGGCCGACCTTTTCGAGATTCCCGCCACCGACGGCATCGAACTGCTCAGTGCCGTCTTCACGAGCCCACCCGGCGGCCCGGACGGCCCGGGAACCGGCGTCGAAGGACCCGCCGATCGCAACGGCGACAGCTTCAACGGCGAATACACACCCGGCTACTGGGACGGCCAGTACCGCAAGCCGCTGTTTAACTTCCTGCTGCCCGATCTCCCGGCCGGGGAAGAGATCGTGTCGGCAAACTTCGACGTCAACCTATTCTACCAGAACGGTTCCACGCCACCGAGCTACAACGTCGACCTCGTCGGACTCGGCACCCAGGCGATCGACGCGGCCCCGCGCTTTTTCGCCGCCCAGTTCGATCAGGCCGGAACGCTGTTGCAGGACGACCTGCTCACACCCGCCAGCCCGAACGGCGTCAACGAGACCGACGCGACAGGCGATGCGGCACTCGTCGATTACCTGAACAACGTCTACGTCGCGGGTGACTTCGTCCAGCTGCGGCTCGACTACGACGCGCTTCCAGTCCAGTTCCTCAGCTACGTCATCTGGTCCAACGGCAACGGCAACGCTCCGGTCCTGACGTTCGAGACGGCACCGGTCACGCCTTCGCTGCCTGGTGACGCCAACGGCGATGGCACCGTCGACCTGGCGGACTTCGGCATCCTGCGGGCCAACTTCGGCTCCACAATGGGCACGTTTGCCACCGGCGACTTCAACGGCGACATGAACGTCGACCTGGCCGACTTCGGCATCCTTCGCGCCAACTTCGGCACGTCGACCCCGAGCGACATCGCAGCCCTGGACGGCTGGTACGCCTCGGTCGTTCCAGAGCCGACAACGGCTGCTGCGCTCGCACTTGGCTCGCTCTGCGTGCTCGGCCGACGCTCACGCCGCTAGATCACCTC is a window encoding:
- a CDS encoding MazG nucleotide pyrophosphohydrolase domain-containing protein; its protein translation is MSESSLTITEFQQSIRDRYYEADAARGIAGTWLWFSEEVGELARSLARDDDHQAKEDEFADVLAWLCTMANVAGVDLAKAVARKHPVNGPLKKPK
- a CDS encoding PEP-CTERM sorting domain-containing protein, producing MKKTVLAAAAATVCLAQSAQADLFEIPATDGIELLSAVFTSPPGGPDGPGTGVEGPADRNGDSFNGEYTPGYWDGQYRKPLFNFLLPDLPAGEEIVSANFDVNLFYQNGSTPPSYNVDLVGLGTQAIDAAPRFFAAQFDQAGTLLQDDLLTPASPNGVNETDATGDAALVDYLNNVYVAGDFVQLRLDYDALPVQFLSYVIWSNGNGNAPVLTFETAPVTPSLPGDANGDGTVDLADFGILRANFGSTMGTFATGDFNGDMNVDLADFGILRANFGTSTPSDIAALDGWYASVVPEPTTAAALALGSLCVLGRRSRR